The Corynebacterium poyangense genome includes a window with the following:
- the tgt gene encoding tRNA guanosine(34) transglycosylase Tgt, which yields MPDSLGRSGIIHTPHGDIQTPAFIPVATKATVKTLTPEQIHATGAQAILANAYHLYLQPGPEIVDEAGGWGKFANWDGPTYTDSGGFQVMSLGVGFKKVLAMDTSQYSAADVRAARRERLAQVDDDGVNFRSVIDGSKHRFTPEVSMQIQHHLGADIMFAFDELTTLIDTRSYQEESVARTHRWAQRCLLEHDRLTRQRADRPLQSLWGVVQGAQYEDLRRQATRGLLELDAQARAEGRRGFGGFGIGGALEKENLGTIVGWVSEELPVDRPRHLLGISEPDDLFNAIENGADTFDCVAPTRLGRRGGVYTLDGRLSLKSAKFKRDFRGVDEEFGGYVTENYSRAYLHHLVRAKEYLAGTLCTLHNLEFMVKLVDNIRTAINNGDFYAYKEEFLGRYYAGRI from the coding sequence ATGCCTGATTCTTTGGGTCGTAGCGGAATCATCCATACTCCTCATGGGGATATTCAGACACCCGCTTTTATTCCGGTAGCTACGAAGGCTACGGTGAAAACTTTAACCCCGGAGCAAATCCATGCCACGGGGGCTCAAGCTATTTTAGCGAATGCCTATCATCTCTATTTACAGCCAGGTCCGGAGATTGTGGATGAGGCTGGCGGCTGGGGGAAGTTTGCCAATTGGGATGGCCCAACTTACACCGATTCTGGTGGGTTTCAGGTGATGAGCCTTGGGGTGGGGTTTAAAAAAGTCTTGGCTATGGATACTTCGCAGTATTCTGCGGCTGATGTTCGTGCAGCGCGACGGGAACGGCTAGCCCAGGTAGATGATGACGGTGTTAATTTCCGCAGTGTTATTGATGGCTCTAAGCATCGGTTCACTCCGGAGGTGAGTATGCAGATCCAGCACCATCTGGGTGCGGATATTATGTTCGCCTTTGATGAGCTCACCACGTTGATAGACACGCGGTCCTACCAAGAAGAATCGGTTGCTCGGACGCATCGGTGGGCGCAGCGGTGTCTGCTGGAGCACGACAGGTTAACCAGGCAGCGCGCAGATCGGCCACTGCAATCGCTGTGGGGGGTGGTGCAGGGTGCACAGTATGAGGATTTGCGGCGCCAAGCGACGCGCGGTTTGTTAGAGCTCGACGCCCAGGCGCGCGCTGAAGGGCGGCGTGGTTTTGGTGGATTCGGAATCGGGGGAGCGCTAGAAAAAGAAAACCTGGGCACTATTGTGGGGTGGGTTAGTGAGGAACTGCCGGTGGATCGCCCTCGTCACCTGCTCGGAATCTCTGAGCCGGATGATCTTTTCAACGCTATTGAAAATGGTGCCGATACTTTTGATTGCGTCGCCCCCACGCGCTTGGGACGTCGCGGTGGAGTCTATACCCTCGATGGGCGGCTGAGCTTGAAGTCCGCAAAATTCAAGCGGGATTTCCGTGGCGTGGATGAAGAGTTCGGCGGATACGTCACCGAAAACTACTCCCGCGCCTATTTGCACCATCTGGTGCGAGCGAAGGAATACCTAGCCGGAACTCTATGCACTCTTCATAATTTAGAATTCATGGTTAAGTTGGTAGATAATATTCGTACCGCTATCAATAACGGTGATTTCTACGCCTATAAAGAAGAATTTTTGGGCCGTTATTATGCTGGAAGGATTTAA
- a CDS encoding MFS transporter, with amino-acid sequence MSWLNSAPAGGRHRAVPRAKGWSTAVSTVSAIMMTLDITVVLVALPSIAEDLGLSLSGGQWIINAYSLAFASLLLSVGSLSDIIGRRTLFLIGHTIFLLASIGCLLSDTESMLVGMRAVQGAGGAIVFGTCVPLLGDAFGPHERAQRTKSIGILMGLSGAASALGPLIGGALVEYGQWQWIFAINIPIGIFALLTTIIKIPDLHRQQRLAGVRDMPPIDIPSTLIAAGAFFTLNYAMIEGAEDNDWWNPRIVLLFALALQLLVILVWIQSAKRDRAMIDVRLFTIPSFAVVSFSAFAARLFSFGMMPFLVMWLTGQAGLSALQVGYVSMALAGPIVVFSAVGLALEKVMSRGFIQALGMFIVAIGLLLGLLLHWDSSWPDLIPSYLVIGIGTGIMMPHLMDLAVSVVPPHRTGTATGIANTSMPLGTSFGVALYGAILSHHIHDQLGDVPDGRIIDAAEAALFDVIGQFSPQLADTARHAFMDGLHLIFIIAAGLALIGAAACALYIREKDVYANENS; translated from the coding sequence ATGTCGTGGCTAAATTCCGCGCCCGCTGGTGGTCGGCATCGAGCTGTTCCCCGAGCTAAAGGCTGGTCCACAGCGGTTTCTACGGTCTCTGCCATCATGATGACCTTAGATATCACGGTGGTTTTGGTGGCGCTACCCTCCATCGCGGAAGATTTAGGTCTAAGCCTTTCTGGCGGTCAATGGATTATTAACGCCTATTCCTTAGCTTTCGCCTCCTTATTGCTCAGCGTCGGAAGTTTATCCGACATTATCGGGCGTCGAACCCTCTTTTTGATTGGCCACACAATTTTTCTTCTAGCCTCAATCGGGTGTCTATTATCTGATACGGAATCCATGTTGGTGGGGATGCGCGCGGTCCAAGGCGCCGGCGGAGCCATCGTGTTCGGAACGTGCGTTCCGCTGCTAGGCGACGCCTTCGGCCCCCACGAACGCGCTCAACGAACCAAATCTATCGGTATCCTCATGGGGCTTTCCGGCGCGGCTAGCGCCCTCGGCCCGCTCATCGGCGGGGCACTCGTGGAGTACGGGCAATGGCAGTGGATTTTCGCCATCAACATTCCCATCGGCATTTTTGCGCTTCTGACCACCATCATCAAAATCCCCGACCTCCACCGTCAGCAACGCCTAGCCGGGGTAAGAGACATGCCCCCCATCGACATCCCCTCTACGCTGATCGCCGCCGGCGCTTTCTTCACCCTCAACTACGCCATGATCGAAGGGGCCGAAGACAATGACTGGTGGAACCCGCGGATAGTCCTTCTCTTTGCACTAGCTCTCCAGCTGCTGGTCATCCTGGTGTGGATCCAATCCGCCAAAAGGGATCGGGCGATGATTGATGTCCGCCTCTTCACTATCCCCTCCTTCGCCGTGGTGAGTTTCTCTGCCTTCGCAGCCCGGCTCTTCAGCTTCGGAATGATGCCCTTCTTGGTGATGTGGCTTACCGGCCAGGCGGGATTATCTGCGTTGCAAGTAGGGTACGTATCCATGGCCCTAGCCGGACCCATTGTTGTGTTCTCCGCGGTCGGTCTCGCCCTCGAAAAGGTCATGTCCAGGGGTTTTATCCAGGCTCTCGGAATGTTTATTGTTGCCATCGGGCTGTTGCTGGGGTTGCTTTTGCACTGGGATTCTTCCTGGCCAGACCTCATCCCCAGCTATCTGGTTATCGGTATCGGCACCGGTATTATGATGCCGCACCTGATGGATCTGGCGGTCTCGGTTGTGCCCCCGCACCGAACCGGAACGGCAACGGGTATCGCGAACACCTCTATGCCATTGGGGACGAGCTTTGGGGTGGCTTTGTATGGCGCCATCTTGTCTCACCACATTCACGATCAACTTGGCGATGTGCCTGATGGGCGGATTATTGATGCTGCGGAAGCGGCGTTATTTGATGTTATTGGGCAATTCTCTCCGCAGTTAGCGGACACGGCTCGTCACGCATTTATGGATGGGTTGCACCTCATTTTCATTATTGCCGCTGGTTTAGCGCTTATTGGTGCCGCGGCGTGTGCACTGTATATCCGCGAGAAAGATGTGTACGCAAATGAAAATAGTTAA
- a CDS encoding queuosine precursor transporter, with translation MDSLPHQTRFIPVQQSYYPVFVALFVAVFLISNITATKGVALGPLITDGAFFLFPLAYVLGDVLSECYGFKAARRAIFTGFGAMFLAVVSFYTAIYLPAADFYEGQAAFSDTLGLVPQIVAASLAGYVAGQLLNAWFLVWIKQRTGEKILWARLIGSTVIGEFADTLIFCLIAAPVIGVSSGGDFLNYVVVGFFWKTLVEVMILPITYTVIGWVKKTENYEVL, from the coding sequence ATGGACTCACTTCCCCACCAGACTCGCTTCATCCCGGTGCAACAAAGCTACTACCCCGTGTTTGTGGCGCTGTTTGTCGCGGTATTCCTCATCTCCAACATCACCGCCACCAAAGGCGTAGCACTCGGGCCTCTCATCACCGACGGTGCTTTCTTCCTATTCCCCTTGGCCTACGTCCTCGGTGATGTTCTCTCCGAGTGTTATGGGTTTAAAGCTGCGCGTCGAGCTATCTTCACCGGATTCGGCGCCATGTTCCTGGCGGTGGTGTCTTTTTATACCGCCATCTATCTCCCCGCTGCGGACTTCTACGAAGGTCAAGCCGCTTTCTCAGACACCCTAGGACTGGTGCCACAAATAGTGGCGGCAAGCTTAGCCGGCTACGTCGCGGGGCAACTACTCAACGCCTGGTTCCTGGTGTGGATCAAGCAACGAACCGGAGAAAAAATCCTCTGGGCCAGACTCATTGGCTCCACCGTCATCGGAGAGTTTGCCGATACTCTCATTTTTTGCCTCATCGCTGCACCAGTCATCGGGGTTTCTAGCGGAGGGGATTTCCTCAACTACGTCGTGGTGGGATTCTTCTGGAAAACCCTCGTTGAAGTGATGATTCTCCCCATCACATATACCGTTATTGGCTGGGTAAAGAAAACCGAAAACTATGAGGTGCTATAA
- the gluQRS gene encoding tRNA glutamyl-Q(34) synthetase GluQRS, protein MVSPCCSPPAGSPAGRYAPSPSGDLHFGNLRTAMVAWLMARSTHRRFLIRIEDIDSQRSSAASATSQIRDLAAIGLDWDGDIEYQSQRQDHYHQALRFLKEQGKVYECYCSRRDIQEASRAPHARPGTYPGTCRNLSEPERAQRRRALQEEGRVPALRLRAETDTWGISDALYGQVRGDVDDIILRRGGKLPPGQREPDWAYHLAVVVDDALQGVDQVVRGDDLLYSAPPQAALAHQLWVPQPTYVHIPLVMNEAGKRLAKRDGAGTLRQWQESGLSTTHAVEWIASSLGFPGVSCSQDLLECWQHHPDPAALIPKHPVVWQDPR, encoded by the coding sequence ATGGTTTCCCCTTGCTGTTCGCCGCCCGCTGGGTCTCCCGCGGGACGATACGCACCCTCACCCAGTGGTGATTTACATTTTGGGAATTTAAGAACCGCCATGGTGGCGTGGTTAATGGCTAGGAGCACCCATCGCCGTTTTCTTATCCGGATAGAAGATATTGATTCCCAGCGGTCTTCCGCAGCGTCGGCAACATCCCAGATCCGCGATCTTGCCGCCATCGGGTTGGATTGGGACGGCGACATCGAATACCAAAGCCAACGCCAGGACCACTATCACCAAGCATTGAGGTTCTTGAAAGAACAGGGGAAAGTCTATGAATGCTACTGTTCGCGTCGGGACATCCAGGAAGCTTCGCGAGCACCTCACGCCCGCCCAGGAACCTACCCAGGAACCTGCCGGAACCTCTCTGAACCGGAGCGGGCTCAGCGGCGTCGTGCCCTTCAGGAGGAAGGAAGGGTTCCAGCGTTAAGGCTTCGTGCTGAGACTGACACCTGGGGCATTAGTGATGCCTTGTACGGGCAGGTGCGCGGCGATGTGGATGACATCATTTTGCGGCGGGGTGGGAAACTTCCCCCTGGCCAGCGGGAACCAGACTGGGCATATCATTTAGCGGTGGTTGTCGATGATGCGCTCCAAGGCGTAGACCAGGTAGTTCGGGGGGATGATTTGTTGTATTCGGCTCCACCTCAAGCTGCACTAGCTCACCAGTTATGGGTTCCCCAGCCCACATATGTTCATATTCCTTTGGTAATGAATGAGGCGGGAAAGCGTCTCGCTAAACGAGATGGCGCAGGAACGCTGCGGCAGTGGCAAGAATCTGGACTCAGTACCACGCACGCCGTCGAATGGATTGCTAGCTCTCTGGGTTTCCCCGGGGTGTCTTGTTCCCAGGATCTGTTGGAATGCTGGCAGCATCATCCGGATCCGGCGGCGCTGATTCCGAAGCATCCGGTGGTGTGGCAGGATCCCCGCTGA
- a CDS encoding alpha-(1->3)-arabinofuranosyltransferase domain-containing protein: MVQNTVAGSSVFPRRRINSPGVIHFAAWALCGVLVFLNSPGLTTTDTKLDLLINPRGFLAGARHIWSDIFPLGQIQNQAYGYFFPQGLFFLLGDFLPPWITERLWWWLLLGLGFSGMFALLNRVFYGHPYSSLPARVLAAALFTLSPRTLSTLTAISSESWPVMLAPWVLLALLSSPRPGWRHLTLSLLPIAAMGAVNATATLAACIPAGIVLLLYARRLLIPWILGCILVSSWWIGPLLLLGRYSPPFTDFIESAAVTTRWLNLAEILRGTTSWSPFADNERIPGTLLSTQPVFVFATLTIAALGLYGLSSALRRRQLPRPDLWLVLLFTGVLILGLSAAWWLHFLDGPGAALRNLHKCDLLIRIPLCVGIATLPSPHLSRFRDLLYPTPQLLAAAGILLLSLTATAPAWTGRLAHRGAWQELTPDWVAAATYLNTHAAGTRTLIYPPSSFARQTWGWTRDEPAQPLLDVPWVVRDAIPLVPPEAIRGLDGLDTMLNQDPATAVADLQRLGIGAVVVRGDLDSDKAQGVAQKAITHLPGQRVDFGALSVFLLNPQQDMLLSPLDQVETVSGAGESLSLLNSTEGYRPRQLVSGNAQVLTDTPMLTERNYGTLDGAQSAPLAPGEPGGSRNKVKDYPSVGPKTCIAEDGGEVLASSQASDVDSFGGARAEQSISAAVDQDPATAWFPAPGKGSGQWIELHPDQEISQPVIQLETTEDTDVEIINGSAHSTEKLRAHQMRTIPVPGGRAQRIRVVISKRVGIAEFSIQGHPITRIAQLPTSSPEADTILFQRLWPHTGNIQRSFQLQKAQDFRLRLPNPGDEATFDGESFRDGQVVHLEPGTHYVTSHSTWVYASAAPALNPQYRH; encoded by the coding sequence GTGGTCCAGAATACGGTAGCCGGCAGTAGCGTCTTTCCCCGCCGCCGCATCAACTCCCCCGGCGTCATTCACTTTGCGGCCTGGGCCCTGTGCGGCGTCCTAGTATTCCTGAACTCTCCCGGTCTAACCACCACAGACACTAAGTTAGATCTCCTCATTAACCCGCGGGGTTTCCTGGCGGGAGCCCGCCATATCTGGAGTGATATCTTCCCCCTTGGTCAAATCCAAAACCAGGCCTACGGTTATTTCTTCCCCCAAGGGTTATTCTTCCTTCTCGGTGATTTTCTGCCCCCGTGGATCACCGAACGGCTGTGGTGGTGGCTCCTCCTCGGCCTGGGGTTTTCCGGGATGTTCGCTCTCCTCAACCGGGTTTTCTACGGTCATCCTTATAGCAGTCTCCCCGCCCGAGTTCTCGCTGCCGCACTATTTACCCTTTCTCCTCGAACTCTGTCCACCCTCACCGCAATCTCCTCGGAATCCTGGCCGGTGATGCTCGCTCCCTGGGTGCTCCTGGCATTGCTTTCCTCCCCTCGGCCAGGTTGGCGTCACCTTACCCTCTCCTTACTCCCCATCGCAGCCATGGGTGCAGTCAACGCCACCGCTACTCTTGCCGCCTGCATCCCCGCCGGCATTGTCCTCCTGTTGTATGCTCGACGTCTCCTCATCCCCTGGATTCTTGGCTGTATCCTTGTTTCTTCCTGGTGGATTGGCCCCTTGCTCCTGCTGGGACGTTACTCCCCACCGTTTACGGATTTCATCGAATCAGCTGCGGTAACTACTCGCTGGCTTAACCTAGCTGAGATTCTGCGCGGTACAACAAGTTGGTCACCCTTTGCGGATAATGAGCGCATCCCCGGCACGCTGCTCAGCACTCAGCCGGTATTTGTATTTGCTACGTTGACGATCGCCGCCCTGGGGTTGTATGGGTTAAGTTCAGCGCTGCGTCGCCGTCAACTTCCGCGCCCCGACCTGTGGTTAGTTTTGCTTTTCACTGGGGTACTCATTCTTGGGTTATCCGCAGCCTGGTGGCTTCATTTCCTAGATGGCCCCGGGGCAGCACTCCGCAATCTCCATAAATGCGATCTTCTGATCCGCATCCCCCTCTGCGTAGGGATCGCCACTCTTCCTTCACCTCACCTTTCCCGGTTCCGCGATCTCCTCTACCCCACCCCTCAACTTCTTGCCGCCGCCGGTATCTTGCTGCTGTCTTTGACCGCCACAGCTCCCGCCTGGACTGGGCGATTAGCCCACCGCGGAGCCTGGCAGGAACTTACCCCAGATTGGGTAGCCGCCGCCACGTACCTCAACACCCATGCTGCGGGAACCCGCACGTTGATCTATCCCCCAAGCAGCTTCGCCCGCCAAACCTGGGGGTGGACTAGAGATGAACCCGCCCAACCTCTCCTGGATGTTCCGTGGGTGGTGCGCGACGCAATCCCACTCGTTCCCCCTGAGGCTATCCGAGGCCTTGATGGTTTAGATACGATGCTCAACCAAGACCCGGCCACCGCTGTTGCGGACCTCCAGCGGCTCGGAATAGGGGCCGTGGTGGTTCGCGGGGACCTTGATTCTGACAAAGCCCAAGGAGTAGCCCAAAAAGCAATAACTCATCTTCCCGGTCAACGGGTAGATTTTGGGGCACTCTCGGTGTTTCTTCTCAACCCCCAGCAAGACATGCTGCTAAGCCCCCTAGACCAGGTAGAAACGGTATCCGGCGCTGGGGAGTCGTTGAGTCTTCTTAATAGCACTGAGGGGTATCGTCCACGTCAGTTAGTTTCCGGCAATGCCCAGGTTCTCACAGACACCCCGATGCTCACGGAGCGAAACTACGGAACCCTCGATGGCGCCCAATCCGCCCCCTTAGCACCGGGTGAGCCGGGCGGATCCAGAAATAAAGTGAAAGACTATCCCTCCGTCGGACCTAAGACATGTATTGCGGAAGACGGGGGTGAGGTCTTGGCGTCTTCCCAGGCCTCTGATGTTGATAGTTTTGGTGGCGCGCGGGCAGAACAATCCATCTCTGCCGCGGTGGATCAGGACCCGGCTACCGCCTGGTTCCCCGCTCCCGGTAAAGGCTCCGGACAATGGATAGAGCTCCACCCTGACCAGGAGATTTCCCAGCCAGTTATTCAGCTAGAGACTACCGAAGATACCGACGTTGAGATTATTAACGGATCTGCCCACAGTACCGAGAAACTCCGCGCCCACCAGATGCGCACTATCCCTGTGCCAGGGGGTAGGGCCCAACGGATCCGCGTGGTGATCTCCAAACGAGTAGGTATTGCTGAGTTTTCGATCCAAGGACATCCGATCACCCGCATTGCCCAGCTGCCTACCAGTTCACCGGAGGCAGACACCATACTTTTCCAACGCCTCTGGCCCCACACCGGGAATATCCAGAGGAGTTTTCAGCTACAGAAGGCGCAGGATTTTCGTCTCCGGCTCCCCAATCCTGGTGATGAAGCCACCTTTGACGGGGAATCTTTCCGGGATGGGCAAGTAGTTCATCTGGAACCTGGAACCCACTACGTAACATCCCACTCCACCTGGGTATATGCCAGTGCAGCACCGGCGCTTAACCCCCAGTACAGGCACTGA
- a CDS encoding DUF2613 domain-containing protein gives MAFDSDSLPRRTIGPALASAVVGIAFGVVTVLGLAMFSGEDQAPASHSTHAEDALLGGPEYGSRQ, from the coding sequence ATGGCCTTTGATTCTGATTCTCTTCCTCGCCGCACCATCGGCCCGGCTTTAGCCAGCGCCGTCGTGGGCATTGCTTTTGGCGTTGTGACCGTACTGGGCTTAGCAATGTTTTCCGGGGAAGATCAAGCCCCCGCTAGCCACAGCACTCACGCAGAGGATGCGTTATTAGGTGGTCCAGAATACGGTAGCCGGCAGTAG
- a CDS encoding universal stress protein: MLIAYDGSEESCRAMTCAAHLLKPRHVEILTVWEPVHRQAARAVGVSGLRQAEWSPTGEDTDPAYREARDMCRQGVELAESLGLLPRAHLVECATSVWSAIVDAAQELQVDLIVSGTRAQTGFRSFWQTSTSENVINNGGIPVFVVPPAVVPSSTEHPEN; encoded by the coding sequence ATGCTCATTGCCTATGACGGTTCGGAGGAGTCATGCCGGGCTATGACCTGCGCTGCCCACCTACTAAAGCCACGCCACGTGGAGATTCTCACCGTGTGGGAGCCGGTGCACCGCCAAGCTGCCCGGGCAGTCGGTGTCTCTGGGCTTCGCCAAGCAGAGTGGTCCCCCACCGGGGAAGACACTGATCCGGCTTATCGTGAGGCCCGCGATATGTGTCGCCAAGGAGTAGAACTAGCCGAATCTCTCGGGCTTCTGCCTCGCGCTCATCTAGTGGAATGCGCAACATCTGTCTGGTCCGCCATCGTAGATGCCGCCCAAGAGCTCCAGGTTGACCTCATTGTGTCCGGCACCCGCGCCCAAACCGGCTTTCGGAGTTTTTGGCAAACCTCCACCTCGGAAAACGTCATTAATAACGGAGGGATCCCCGTCTTCGTGGTTCCCCCAGCTGTTGTCCCCTCCAGCACCGAACACCCAGAGAATTAG
- a CDS encoding VanW family protein — translation MVSKQYLLRALWVLLAVFTLLLLVWIGLWLANKDRVPRGVSIAGVEIGGMRPTAAEDTLKAELGPRVNDPVQVRAGEKTATVVASDAGVQPDWGASVESAGQVSINPFRLIYGYFADIDLPMSSTIDEPKMAAELERLSQELRIDPVNGGVEIQGGHVITHDAHEGQDIDREDLGIELSTRWLQPGGIEASLLDTEPMITQKEVERVAQGPAAKAVSAPLTAVGRDDVRGVLPAERMGEVISFTPDEPSKELKTQVNADNLRGILAEGLKASEQPKKNASIDFSDGGRRIIPHQDGVVVDWEESLKDVEQRITANKDREFAVQYKDEPATFTTEMAENATFDDVVGEFTTGGFSGPSGQNIALVARTVNGAMVAPGDTFSLNSYTGPRGAAQGYVKSGIILNGRADNAVGGGISQFATTLFNAAYFAGMEDVAHTPHSYYISRYPAGREATVFEGAIDLQFKNTSPYPVRIDTSVDSGSVTVRLMGVKTVNVESINGGRWAPTQPKEMRISGEGCVASSGAPGFTTSDTRIVRDLAGNEIGRNTTTTVYDPEPIVRCS, via the coding sequence ATTGTGAGCAAACAATATCTGCTGCGCGCACTCTGGGTACTCCTTGCAGTTTTCACCTTGCTCTTATTGGTGTGGATAGGGCTCTGGTTAGCGAATAAGGACCGCGTTCCACGGGGAGTCAGCATTGCCGGAGTAGAAATCGGTGGGATGAGGCCTACGGCTGCAGAGGACACTCTCAAAGCAGAACTCGGCCCTAGAGTGAATGATCCCGTTCAGGTGCGCGCCGGGGAGAAAACCGCCACGGTAGTGGCCTCAGATGCGGGAGTGCAACCGGATTGGGGAGCGTCGGTAGAATCCGCCGGGCAGGTGTCTATTAACCCCTTCCGGTTGATCTACGGCTATTTTGCCGATATTGATTTGCCGATGAGTAGCACTATTGATGAGCCTAAAATGGCGGCTGAGTTAGAACGGCTGTCCCAGGAGCTCAGGATTGATCCGGTTAATGGTGGGGTAGAAATCCAGGGGGGTCACGTTATCACCCATGATGCTCACGAGGGTCAGGATATTGATCGTGAGGATCTGGGCATAGAGCTGAGTACCCGGTGGCTTCAACCCGGCGGTATTGAGGCGAGCCTTCTGGATACTGAGCCGATGATTACCCAAAAAGAAGTAGAGCGAGTAGCTCAAGGACCTGCGGCGAAGGCGGTGTCGGCGCCGCTGACTGCGGTAGGACGAGATGATGTCCGCGGTGTTCTTCCGGCAGAGCGGATGGGTGAGGTGATCAGTTTTACGCCCGACGAACCTAGCAAAGAACTGAAAACCCAGGTCAATGCCGATAATCTCCGTGGGATTTTAGCTGAAGGGTTGAAAGCTAGCGAACAGCCTAAGAAAAACGCCAGCATCGATTTCAGCGATGGGGGGCGTCGAATAATTCCTCACCAGGATGGGGTGGTTGTTGATTGGGAGGAAAGCCTGAAGGATGTAGAGCAAAGAATTACCGCGAATAAAGATCGAGAATTCGCGGTCCAATACAAGGATGAACCGGCCACTTTTACCACGGAGATGGCAGAAAACGCCACCTTTGATGATGTCGTTGGAGAATTCACCACCGGAGGTTTTTCAGGACCCTCCGGACAAAACATTGCGCTCGTTGCCCGCACCGTGAACGGGGCCATGGTAGCGCCGGGAGATACGTTCTCCTTAAACTCCTATACCGGGCCGCGCGGAGCCGCCCAGGGTTATGTGAAAAGCGGAATCATCCTCAACGGCCGGGCCGATAACGCGGTAGGGGGAGGGATTAGTCAATTTGCCACCACCTTATTTAACGCCGCCTACTTCGCCGGAATGGAAGATGTGGCGCACACCCCGCACAGCTACTACATCAGTCGATACCCGGCCGGACGCGAAGCCACCGTTTTTGAAGGGGCCATTGATCTGCAATTTAAAAATACCAGCCCCTACCCGGTGCGGATTGACACCTCCGTTGATTCTGGCTCTGTGACGGTGCGGCTGATGGGGGTAAAAACCGTCAACGTGGAATCCATTAACGGAGGACGATGGGCTCCTACCCAGCCGAAGGAAATGAGAATCAGCGGAGAAGGGTGCGTCGCCTCCTCCGGGGCGCCGGGATTTACCACCTCCGATACCCGTATTGTGCGTGATCTGGCAGGTAATGAAATCGGCCGAAACACCACCACCACCGTGTATGACCCTGAACCTATTGTTCGGTGCTCTTAA